A single region of the Triticum dicoccoides isolate Atlit2015 ecotype Zavitan chromosome 2B, WEW_v2.0, whole genome shotgun sequence genome encodes:
- the LOC119365615 gene encoding FCS-Like Zinc finger 1-like, producing MEIYGDLEAGCLSHSVSPIKPTSPPRKAVPGRLFCDPCDDAGELLGHHHYLDICFNCRKLLAGNKDIFMYRGDTPFCSEECRQEQIEIDEAREKRSNQTGRAEEQRQRQQQKQSTPRIPVWAW from the exons ATGGAAATCTACGGTGACCTCGAGGCCGGCTGCCTCAGCCACTCCGTCTCTCCCATCAAGCCGACGTCCCCGCCGAGGAAGGCCGTGCCCGGCCGCCTCTTCTGCGACCCCTgcgacgacgccggcgagctcctcgGCCACCACCACTACCTGGACATCTGCTTCAACTGCCGGAAGCTTCTCGCAGGAAACAAAGACATCTTCATGTACAG AGGTGACACGCCCTTCTGTAGCGAGGAGTGCAGGCAGGAGCAGATCGAGATCGACGAGGCGAGAGAGAAGCGCTCGAATCAGACCGGGAGGGCGGAGGAGCAGCGGCAGAGACAGCAGCAGAAGCAGAGCACCCCGAGGATCCCGGTCTGGGCGTGGTAG
- the LOC119368336 gene encoding knob-associated histidine-rich protein-like, giving the protein MMKGAGAMSTMKPPSSPLYYVHEADGHGHHYLEECSLCGKSLSGDIFMYRGDTPFCSEECRHQQIEVDRARHRRKKHAAAHAVSAARKEQHRHHHHHHHHHHRQHQHQHQPHQPPPEPRTAMVGSAPWADAGFAARSPALRV; this is encoded by the exons ATGATGAAGGGGGCCGGCGCCATGAGCACGATGAAGCCGCCGTCATCGCCCTTGTACTACGTCCACGAGGCGGACGGCCACGGCCACCACTACCTCGAGGAGTGCTCCCTCTGCGGCAAGTCCCTCTCCGGCGACATCTTCATGTACAG GGGTGACACGCCGTTCTGCAGCGAGGAGTGCAGGCATCAGCAGATCGAGGTGGACAGGGCGAGGCACCGGCGGAAGAAGCACGCGGCGGCGCACGCGGTGTCGGCGGCGCGGAAGGAGCAGCaccggcaccaccaccaccaccaccatcatcatcaccgtcagcaccagcaccagcaccagccgcatcagccgccgccggagccgcggaCGGCCATGGTGGGCTCCGCCCCGTGGGCCGACGCCGGGTTCGCCGCGAGGAGCCCCGCGTTGCGCGTGTGA